Proteins found in one Streptomyces sp. NBC_00461 genomic segment:
- the leuA gene encoding 2-isopropylmalate synthase, translating into MANRQQPSTMPIHKYGQYEQVAIPDRSWPEQRITSAPRWLSTDLRDGNQSLIDPMSPERKRRMFDQLVKMGYKEIEVGFPASGQTDFDFVRSIIEEPGAIPDDVTISVLTQAREDLIERTVESVKGARRATVHLYNATAPVFRRVVFRGSKDDIKQIAVDGTRLVMEYAEKLLGPETEFGYQYSPEIFTDTELDFALEVCEAVMDVWQPGPGREIILNLPATVERSTPSTHADRFEWMGRNLTRREHVVLSIHPHNDRGTAVAAAELALMAGADRVEGCLFGQGERTGNVDLVTLGMNLFSQGVDPQIDFSDIDEIRRVWEYCNQMEVHPRHPYVGDLVYTSFSGSHQDAIKKGFDAMEADAAAKGVTVDDIEWAVPYLPIDPKDVGRSYEAVIRVNSQSGKGGIAYVLKNDHKLDLPRRMQIEFSRIIQAKTDAEGGEVTGSDIWAVFQDEYLPNPENAWGRIQVRNGQSTTDTDGVDTLKVDATVDGVDTVLTGSGNGPISAFFDALQSVGIDVRLLDYQEHTMSEGASAQAASYIECAIDDKVLWGIGIDANTTRASLKAVVSAVNRAAR; encoded by the coding sequence ATGGCGAACCGCCAGCAGCCCAGCACCATGCCGATCCACAAGTACGGCCAGTACGAGCAGGTCGCCATTCCCGACCGCTCCTGGCCCGAGCAGCGGATCACCTCCGCGCCCCGCTGGCTCTCCACCGACCTGCGTGACGGCAACCAGTCCCTGATCGACCCGATGTCGCCCGAGCGCAAGCGGCGGATGTTCGACCAGCTGGTCAAGATGGGCTACAAGGAGATCGAGGTCGGCTTCCCGGCGTCGGGACAGACGGACTTCGACTTCGTACGGTCGATCATCGAGGAACCGGGCGCCATCCCCGACGACGTCACGATCTCCGTGCTGACCCAGGCCCGCGAGGACCTGATCGAGCGGACGGTGGAGTCCGTGAAGGGCGCCAGGCGCGCCACGGTCCACCTGTACAACGCCACCGCCCCGGTCTTCCGCCGGGTCGTCTTCCGCGGCTCCAAGGACGACATCAAGCAGATCGCCGTCGACGGCACCCGGCTGGTCATGGAGTACGCCGAGAAGCTGCTGGGCCCGGAGACGGAGTTCGGCTACCAGTACAGCCCCGAGATCTTCACGGACACCGAGCTGGACTTCGCGCTGGAGGTCTGCGAGGCGGTCATGGACGTCTGGCAGCCCGGCCCGGGCCGCGAGATCATCCTCAACCTGCCCGCCACGGTGGAGCGTTCGACCCCCTCCACGCACGCGGACCGCTTCGAGTGGATGGGCCGCAACCTGACCCGCCGCGAGCACGTCGTCCTGTCGATCCACCCGCACAACGACCGCGGTACGGCCGTCGCCGCCGCCGAGCTGGCGCTGATGGCCGGCGCCGACCGCGTCGAGGGCTGCCTGTTCGGCCAGGGCGAGCGCACCGGCAACGTCGACCTGGTCACGCTGGGAATGAACCTCTTCTCCCAGGGCGTCGACCCGCAGATCGACTTCTCCGACATCGACGAGATCCGTCGCGTGTGGGAGTACTGCAACCAGATGGAGGTCCACCCGCGCCACCCGTACGTGGGCGACCTGGTCTACACGTCCTTCTCCGGCTCCCACCAGGACGCCATCAAGAAGGGCTTCGACGCGATGGAGGCCGACGCGGCCGCCAAGGGCGTCACCGTCGACGACATCGAGTGGGCGGTCCCGTACCTGCCGATCGACCCGAAGGACGTCGGCCGCTCCTACGAGGCCGTCATCCGCGTCAACTCGCAGTCCGGCAAGGGCGGCATCGCGTACGTCCTGAAGAACGACCACAAGCTGGACCTGCCCCGCCGGATGCAGATCGAGTTCTCCAGGATCATCCAGGCCAAGACGGACGCCGAGGGCGGCGAGGTCACCGGCTCCGACATCTGGGCGGTCTTCCAGGACGAGTACCTGCCGAACCCGGAGAACGCCTGGGGCCGCATCCAGGTCCGCAACGGCCAGTCGACGACCGACACCGACGGCGTGGACACCCTCAAGGTCGACGCCACGGTCGACGGCGTCGACACCGTCCTGACCGGCTCCGGCAACGGTCCGATCTCGGCCTTCTTCGACGCCCTGCAGTCCGTCGGCATCGACGTACGCCTGCTGGACTACCAGGAACACACGATGAGCGAGGGCGCCTCCGCTCAGGCCGCCTCCTACATCGAATGCGCGATCGACGACAAGGTTCTGTGGGGAATCGGCATCGACGCGAACACGACGCGTGCGTCACTCAAGGCGGTCGTCTCCGCGGTGAACCGCGCGGCCCGCTGA
- a CDS encoding M4 family metallopeptidase, which yields MTKTNGGFEPVFCTVVPPHVLDKLAQHEDPALANAARKTLERDAYERTHRRLTTVIGAPTVAPPAGAAPDKPHRTIYDARHGTDLPGRKVRSEGEDPGKDATVNRAYAGLGATFELYLKAYERYSIDGNGLPLDATVHFDHDYNNAFWNGEQMVFGDGDGEIFLDFTIPIDVIGHELTHGVTQYTANLTYFGQPGALNESLSDVFGSLIKQYTLGQTAAEADWLIGAGLLAPRVTGKALRSMKEPGTAYDDDVLGKDPQPGTMDDFVRTGRDNGGVHINSGIPNHAFYLAASALGGHAWEKAGQIWYDVLTGGELKKDALFADFANLTVAAAKARFNEGEELQAVLKAWEQVGVRSS from the coding sequence ATGACGAAGACCAACGGGGGCTTCGAGCCCGTCTTCTGCACCGTCGTGCCGCCTCATGTCCTCGACAAGCTGGCCCAGCACGAGGACCCCGCGCTCGCGAACGCCGCGCGCAAGACCCTGGAGCGCGACGCCTACGAGCGCACCCACCGCCGGCTGACCACGGTCATCGGCGCTCCGACCGTCGCCCCGCCCGCCGGAGCGGCTCCCGACAAGCCGCACCGCACGATCTACGACGCCCGGCACGGCACCGACCTACCGGGCCGCAAGGTCCGCTCCGAGGGCGAGGACCCCGGCAAGGACGCGACCGTCAACCGTGCCTACGCGGGCCTCGGTGCCACCTTCGAGCTGTATCTGAAGGCCTACGAGCGCTACTCGATCGACGGCAACGGCCTGCCGCTCGACGCGACGGTCCACTTCGACCACGACTACAACAACGCCTTCTGGAACGGCGAGCAGATGGTGTTCGGCGACGGTGACGGCGAGATCTTCCTCGACTTCACCATCCCGATCGACGTCATCGGCCACGAACTCACGCACGGCGTCACGCAGTACACGGCCAACCTCACCTACTTCGGCCAGCCCGGCGCCCTCAACGAGTCCCTGTCCGACGTCTTCGGCTCGCTGATCAAGCAGTACACGCTCGGCCAGACCGCCGCCGAGGCCGACTGGCTGATCGGCGCGGGCCTCCTCGCGCCGCGCGTCACGGGCAAGGCGCTGCGCTCCATGAAGGAACCGGGCACGGCGTACGACGACGACGTCCTCGGCAAGGACCCGCAGCCGGGCACCATGGACGACTTCGTCCGCACCGGCCGCGACAACGGCGGCGTCCACATCAACTCGGGCATCCCCAACCACGCCTTCTACCTGGCCGCCAGCGCCCTCGGCGGGCACGCCTGGGAGAAGGCCGGACAGATCTGGTACGACGTCCTGACCGGCGGCGAACTGAAGAAGGACGCCCTGTTCGCGGACTTCGCGAACCTCACGGTCGCGGCGGCCAAGGCCCGCTTCAACGAGGGCGAGGAACTGCAGGCGGTCCTGAAGGCCTGGGAACAGGTCGGGGTGCGCAGCTCGTAG
- a CDS encoding protealysin inhibitor emfourin, with protein sequence MRIRVRRTGGFAGIERHAEVDTSGLPDAHEWQALAEQAVAGGRGTPPIGVPDGFSYEITVDGKTFYAADPRLTDEQRRLISRVLKEGA encoded by the coding sequence ATGCGTATTCGAGTGAGGCGCACGGGCGGTTTCGCGGGCATCGAACGGCACGCCGAGGTGGACACCTCGGGGCTGCCCGACGCACACGAGTGGCAGGCGCTGGCCGAACAGGCCGTGGCCGGGGGCCGGGGCACACCGCCCATCGGGGTTCCGGACGGGTTCAGCTACGAGATCACGGTGGACGGCAAGACGTTCTACGCGGCGGATCCCCGGCTGACGGACGAACAGCGGAGGCTGATCTCCAGGGTGCTGAAGGAAGGGGCGTGA
- a CDS encoding GH1 family beta-glucosidase, with product MATDPLRAANPIPQFPAGFLWGVSTSAHQIEGAADEREPSVWDAFTAEPGRVKDGSTAAVACDHYHRYREDVALLAGLGVDAYRFSVSWPRVRSAGGLDFYDRLVDELCAAGVRPAPTLFHWDLPQGMDWLERDTAERFAEYVSVVAERLGDRVQKWITINEPAEHTLLGHALGAHAPGRQLMFDALPVAHHQLLAHGLAVRALRASGATDIGIANSHGPTWPASEEPADVEAAGFYDLLLNRLFADPLLLGRYPEGLGELMPGDVEADLKIIAEPLDWYGVNYYAPTRVGAPQGEDIEFGGLTIPAELPFSVRQIEGVPVTDFGWPVVPEGLTELLTTFRDRYGDRLPPVVITENGCSYDGTDDQDRIAYLDAHVRALHRALEAGVDVRGYFVWSLLDNFEWAEGYERRFGLVHVDFETQRRTPKASYGWFRDMLRAQR from the coding sequence ATGGCGACTGATCCGCTGCGTGCGGCGAACCCGATTCCTCAGTTCCCGGCCGGATTCCTCTGGGGTGTGTCGACCTCGGCACACCAGATCGAGGGCGCGGCCGACGAACGCGAACCGTCCGTGTGGGACGCCTTCACGGCCGAGCCGGGCCGGGTGAAGGACGGCTCGACCGCGGCGGTGGCCTGCGACCACTACCACCGCTACCGCGAGGACGTGGCCCTCCTCGCCGGCCTGGGCGTGGACGCGTACCGCTTCTCGGTCTCCTGGCCCAGGGTGCGCTCCGCGGGCGGCCTGGACTTCTACGACCGCCTCGTCGACGAGCTGTGCGCCGCCGGCGTGCGTCCGGCGCCGACGCTCTTCCACTGGGACCTCCCTCAGGGAATGGACTGGCTGGAGCGCGACACGGCCGAGCGGTTCGCGGAGTACGTGTCGGTGGTGGCGGAGCGGCTGGGCGACCGCGTGCAGAAGTGGATCACCATCAACGAGCCCGCCGAGCACACGCTGCTGGGGCACGCGCTGGGGGCCCACGCGCCGGGCAGGCAGCTGATGTTCGACGCGCTCCCCGTCGCCCACCACCAGCTGCTGGCCCACGGTCTGGCCGTTCGCGCGCTGCGCGCGTCCGGCGCCACGGACATCGGGATCGCCAACTCGCACGGGCCGACCTGGCCGGCGTCCGAGGAGCCGGCGGACGTGGAGGCGGCGGGGTTCTACGACCTGCTGCTGAACCGCCTGTTCGCCGACCCGCTGCTGCTCGGCCGGTACCCGGAGGGGCTGGGCGAGTTGATGCCGGGTGATGTCGAGGCCGACCTGAAGATCATCGCGGAACCCCTCGACTGGTACGGCGTCAACTACTACGCGCCGACCCGGGTGGGCGCCCCGCAGGGCGAGGACATCGAGTTCGGCGGTCTGACGATTCCGGCCGAACTCCCCTTCTCGGTACGGCAGATCGAGGGAGTTCCGGTGACGGACTTCGGCTGGCCCGTCGTACCCGAGGGCCTGACGGAACTGCTCACCACCTTCCGCGACCGCTACGGCGACCGGCTGCCGCCCGTCGTCATCACCGAGAACGGCTGCAGTTACGACGGGACCGACGACCAGGACCGGATCGCCTACCTGGACGCCCATGTCCGGGCCCTGCACCGGGCGTTGGAGGCGGGCGTCGACGTGCGCGGCTACTTCGTGTGGTCGCTGCTCGACAACTTCGAGTGGGCGGAGGGGTACGAGCGCCGGTTCGGTCTGGTGCACGTGGACTTCGAGACGCAGCGGCGGACCCCGAAGGCCTCGTACGGCTGGTTCCGGGACATGCTGCGGGCGCAGAGATGA
- a CDS encoding MFS transporter — MTNTRPSDSSSTSDTSGIPNPLAEPVERVGRGWTAFLSLANGAIWVGWYGPLQILLASQAKDFAPGSGMSKETMLAWVTGAGALVSLVANPLFGALSDRTTARRGRRTPWIVAGAAGGALSLLLLAGAGGVWTMAAGWCLVQLTLNAAFAAVTAAVPDRVPRLQRGSVGGWLGAAQILGVVAGTGLATVAGGVGAGYAACAVFTVVGVLPYVIRYEDLRLSPEDRPAWSWRGFLAGFWLSPRRYPDLGWAWLTRLLINLSNALVLLYLLYYLRDRLHYDDPDEGVLILTAVNGLTLLATVVVGGVWSDRLGRRKPFVIWSGVLMAVATAALAGWQTWPGAIVAAAVLGVGFGVFTSVDFALMTDVLPKALDRGKDLGVINVANALPQVAAPALAAPIVTYLGGYRMLYLVAAVIGLAGAVLVGRIRGVE, encoded by the coding sequence ATGACCAACACCCGGCCGTCGGACAGCTCAAGCACCTCTGACACCTCGGGCATCCCGAACCCCCTGGCCGAGCCCGTCGAACGCGTCGGGCGGGGCTGGACGGCGTTCCTCTCGCTCGCCAACGGGGCGATCTGGGTGGGCTGGTACGGCCCCCTGCAGATCCTGCTGGCCTCGCAGGCCAAGGACTTCGCCCCGGGCTCCGGCATGTCCAAGGAGACGATGCTGGCGTGGGTGACCGGCGCGGGCGCCCTGGTCTCGCTGGTCGCCAACCCGCTCTTCGGCGCGCTCTCCGACCGGACGACGGCGCGCCGGGGCCGCCGTACGCCGTGGATCGTGGCCGGGGCGGCGGGCGGCGCGCTGTCGTTGCTGCTGCTCGCGGGCGCGGGCGGTGTGTGGACGATGGCGGCGGGCTGGTGTCTGGTCCAGCTGACGCTGAACGCGGCGTTCGCGGCGGTGACGGCGGCGGTGCCGGATCGGGTGCCGCGGCTCCAACGGGGCTCGGTGGGCGGCTGGTTGGGGGCCGCGCAGATCCTCGGGGTGGTAGCCGGGACGGGGCTCGCGACGGTGGCCGGGGGCGTCGGGGCCGGATATGCGGCGTGCGCGGTGTTCACGGTGGTGGGCGTGCTGCCGTACGTCATCCGGTACGAGGATCTGCGGCTGTCGCCGGAAGACCGGCCGGCGTGGTCGTGGCGGGGCTTTCTGGCCGGGTTCTGGCTGAGCCCGCGCCGGTATCCGGACCTGGGCTGGGCGTGGCTGACCCGCCTCCTGATCAACCTCAGCAACGCGCTCGTCCTGCTCTACCTGCTGTACTACCTGCGCGACCGCCTCCACTACGACGACCCCGACGAGGGCGTGCTGATCCTGACGGCGGTCAACGGCCTGACGCTGCTCGCCACGGTCGTCGTGGGCGGGGTGTGGTCGGACCGGCTGGGACGCCGCAAACCGTTCGTGATCTGGTCGGGCGTGCTGATGGCGGTGGCGACGGCGGCGCTGGCGGGCTGGCAGACCTGGCCGGGCGCGATCGTCGCGGCGGCGGTGCTCGGGGTCGGCTTCGGAGTGTTCACGTCGGTCGACTTCGCGCTGATGACGGACGTACTGCCGAAGGCCCTGGACCGCGGCAAGGACCTGGGCGTGATCAACGTGGCCAATGCCCTGCCGCAGGTGGCGGCGCCCGCCCTCGCCGCGCCGATCGTGACGTACCTGGGCGGCTACCGGATGCTGTACCTGGTGGCGGCCGTGATCGGGCTGGCGGGGGCGGTGCTGGTGGGGCGGATCAGGGGCGTGGAGTGA
- a CDS encoding NAD-dependent epimerase/dehydratase family protein produces MLTLVTGTTGQVGRRFAPRLLAQRQPGEQVRVLVRDAARGERFAELGAQVAVGDMRDEETLGKALAGVDAVVNVAASFRGVPDEEAWAVNRDAAVALGRAAQASGVKRFVQVSTGNVYGVGRGRPLTEEDESRAGGEMWGAYAESKAEAERELLAMEGLDVRVGRLPFVYGEGDPHLADSLRWAAHWAPHKRLQMAHHADVAQGLMRLLYAPGIGGRIYNVADDAPVTTVELYQLNGVEVPAALHELTDPDPWFGIMSNRRIRRELGFRPLYPSVWTARDAGAL; encoded by the coding sequence ATGCTGACACTCGTGACCGGGACGACGGGACAGGTCGGACGGCGGTTCGCGCCGAGGCTGCTGGCTCAGCGGCAGCCGGGCGAGCAGGTGCGGGTCCTGGTGCGGGACGCCGCCCGCGGTGAGCGGTTCGCGGAACTGGGCGCCCAGGTGGCCGTAGGGGACATGCGGGACGAGGAGACGCTCGGCAAGGCGCTCGCCGGGGTGGACGCCGTCGTGAACGTCGCCGCCTCCTTCCGCGGCGTGCCGGACGAGGAGGCGTGGGCCGTCAACCGGGACGCCGCGGTGGCACTGGGCCGGGCCGCACAGGCCTCAGGCGTGAAGCGGTTCGTGCAGGTCAGCACGGGCAACGTGTACGGCGTGGGACGGGGCCGCCCGCTGACCGAGGAGGACGAGAGCCGGGCCGGCGGCGAGATGTGGGGTGCGTACGCCGAGTCCAAGGCCGAGGCCGAGCGGGAACTGCTCGCGATGGAGGGCCTGGACGTACGTGTCGGACGGCTTCCGTTCGTCTACGGCGAGGGCGACCCGCACCTCGCCGACTCCCTGCGCTGGGCCGCGCACTGGGCCCCGCACAAGCGGCTGCAGATGGCCCATCACGCGGACGTCGCCCAGGGCCTGATGCGGCTGCTGTACGCGCCGGGCATCGGCGGCCGGATCTACAACGTCGCCGACGACGCCCCCGTCACGACGGTCGAGCTGTACCAGCTCAACGGCGTCGAGGTGCCCGCCGCCCTGCACGAGCTGACGGATCCCGACCCGTGGTTCGGGATCATGTCCAACCGCCGGATCCGCCGGGAGCTCGGCTTCAGGCCCCTCTATCCGAGCGTCTGGACGGCCCGGGACGCAGGAGCCCTGTGA
- a CDS encoding helix-turn-helix transcriptional regulator: protein MNRAELADFLRHGRARLDPSDVGLTAGARRRTPGLRREEVAQLAGMSVDYYTRLEQSRGPRPSRQMLAALARALRLTEDERDHLFRLAGEEPPRRETTSTHVRPGLLLVLDRLHDTPAMVVTDCGEVLTQNAMSRALSGDVLARPPRGRNMLRRFFLDPTAQGLFPAEDRPERAREQVAALRAVTSARPTDPEPAALVAELRTGSEEFAHLWEEHEVAVRRASTKRFLHPVVGLLELDCEVLVNSDHNQQLVIHTARPGTESYERLQLLRVVGLQDMSPAPAGQDS, encoded by the coding sequence GTGAACCGAGCCGAACTAGCCGACTTCCTGCGCCACGGCCGTGCCCGTCTGGACCCCTCCGACGTGGGCCTCACGGCCGGCGCCCGCCGTCGTACGCCGGGTCTGCGCCGTGAGGAGGTGGCCCAGCTGGCCGGCATGTCCGTGGACTACTACACACGGCTGGAACAGTCCCGGGGCCCGCGTCCGTCCCGCCAGATGCTCGCCGCGCTGGCCCGCGCGCTGCGCCTGACGGAGGACGAGCGCGATCATCTCTTCCGCCTCGCGGGCGAGGAGCCGCCGCGCCGGGAGACGACGAGCACGCATGTGCGTCCGGGCCTGCTCCTGGTGCTGGACCGGCTGCATGACACCCCGGCGATGGTGGTGACCGACTGCGGCGAGGTCCTGACCCAGAACGCGATGTCGCGGGCACTGAGCGGAGACGTCCTCGCCCGGCCGCCCCGCGGGCGCAACATGCTCCGCCGCTTCTTCCTGGACCCGACGGCCCAGGGCCTGTTCCCGGCCGAGGACCGCCCGGAGCGCGCCCGCGAGCAGGTGGCCGCGCTGCGGGCGGTGACGTCGGCCCGCCCCACGGACCCGGAGCCCGCCGCGCTCGTCGCCGAACTACGCACCGGGAGCGAGGAGTTCGCCCATCTCTGGGAGGAACACGAGGTGGCGGTACGCCGCGCCTCGACGAAACGCTTCCTGCACCCTGTGGTGGGCCTGCTGGAGCTGGACTGCGAGGTCCTCGTCAACTCCGACCACAATCAGCAACTCGTCATCCACACGGCCCGCCCGGGCACGGAGTCGTACGAACGCCTGCAGTTGCTGCGGGTGGTGGGCCTCCAGGACATGTCCCCGGCCCCAGCGGGCCAGGACTCCTGA
- the era gene encoding GTPase Era, which produces MGPMSVRSQSSGPSESSEAGHRSGFACFVGRPNAGKSTLTNALVGQKVAITADQPQTTRHTVRGIVHREDAQLILVDTPGLHKPRTLLGERLNDIVRTTWAEVDVIGFCLPANEKLGPGDRFIAKELASIKKTPKIAIVTKTDLVDSKTLAEQLIAIDLLGKELGFEWAEIVPVSAVADQQVDLLADLIVPLLPEGPALYPEGDLTDEPEQVMIAELIREAALEGVRDELPHSIAVVVEEMLPREDRPADKPLLDIHAFVYIERPSQKGIIIGPKGQRLKQVGIKSRKQIEALLGTPVFLDLHVKVAKDWQRDPRQLRKLGF; this is translated from the coding sequence ATGGGCCCCATGAGCGTTCGCAGTCAGTCATCCGGGCCGTCGGAATCGTCGGAAGCCGGCCACAGGTCGGGCTTCGCCTGTTTCGTCGGTCGCCCCAACGCGGGCAAGTCCACCCTCACGAACGCTCTGGTCGGGCAGAAGGTGGCGATCACCGCGGACCAGCCGCAGACGACGCGGCACACGGTGCGGGGGATCGTGCACCGGGAGGACGCCCAGCTGATCCTGGTCGACACCCCGGGGCTGCACAAGCCGCGCACGCTGCTCGGTGAGCGGTTGAACGACATCGTGCGGACCACCTGGGCCGAGGTCGACGTGATCGGCTTCTGTCTCCCGGCGAACGAGAAGCTCGGCCCGGGTGACCGTTTCATCGCGAAGGAACTGGCGTCCATCAAGAAGACGCCGAAGATCGCGATCGTCACGAAGACGGACCTGGTGGACTCGAAGACCCTGGCCGAGCAGCTGATCGCGATCGACCTGCTCGGCAAGGAGCTGGGGTTCGAGTGGGCGGAGATCGTGCCGGTGTCGGCCGTCGCCGACCAGCAGGTGGATCTGCTCGCCGACCTGATCGTGCCGCTCCTGCCGGAGGGGCCGGCGCTCTACCCCGAGGGTGATCTCACCGACGAGCCCGAGCAGGTCATGATCGCGGAACTGATCCGCGAGGCCGCGCTGGAGGGCGTCCGCGACGAGCTCCCGCACTCCATCGCTGTCGTCGTCGAGGAGATGCTCCCGCGCGAGGACCGCCCCGCCGACAAGCCTCTGCTCGACATCCACGCCTTCGTGTACATCGAGCGCCCCAGCCAGAAGGGCATCATCATCGGGCCGAAGGGGCAGCGGCTCAAGCAGGTCGGGATCAAGTCCCGTAAGCAGATCGAGGCGTTGCTCGGTACGCCGGTGTTCCTGGACCTCCATGTGAAGGTCGCGAAGGACTGGCAGCGGGATCCTCGGCAGCTGCGGAAGCTGGGCTTCTGA
- a CDS encoding ammonium transporter: METTVTLATAQIDTGDTAWLLAATALVLLMTPGLALFYGGMVRTKSVLNMLMMSFVSIALVTVVWLAGGYSLAFGDDVGGGLIGGLKQAGMADLGPDSVHSTVPTLLFATFQLTFAIITAALISGAVADRVKFSAWLVFVPVWALLVYVPVAHWVWGPDGWIASRLGALDFAGGLPVEITSGASGLALCLVLGPRLGFKKDAMRPHNLPMVMLGAGLLWFGWFGFNAGSALGANGLAAAAFLNTLAAGCTGLLGWLFVEQRRDGHPTTLGAASGAVAGLVAITPSCGSVSLLGALVVGLAAGVVCSYAVGWKFKLNYDDSLDVVGVHLVGGIIGTLLIGVFAVKEMTDGPEGLLYGGGLAQLGKQLVAVVAVAAYAFLVTYGIGKLLDKAMGFRASEEEEHTGLDLTVHAETAYDHGVLGHGAPVSSSLVSPAQKVKSHT; the protein is encoded by the coding sequence ATGGAGACGACCGTGACCCTCGCCACCGCGCAGATCGACACGGGCGACACCGCCTGGCTGCTCGCCGCCACCGCCCTCGTCCTGCTGATGACCCCGGGCCTGGCCCTCTTCTACGGCGGCATGGTCCGCACGAAGAGCGTCCTCAACATGCTGATGATGAGCTTCGTGTCGATCGCCCTGGTCACGGTGGTGTGGCTGGCGGGCGGGTACTCCCTCGCCTTCGGCGACGACGTCGGCGGCGGGCTCATCGGAGGGCTGAAGCAGGCCGGGATGGCGGACCTCGGCCCCGACAGCGTGCACAGCACCGTCCCCACCCTCCTCTTCGCCACCTTCCAGCTCACCTTCGCGATCATCACGGCGGCCCTGATCAGCGGCGCGGTCGCGGACCGGGTGAAGTTCTCCGCCTGGCTGGTCTTCGTGCCCGTCTGGGCGCTGCTCGTATACGTTCCCGTCGCCCACTGGGTGTGGGGCCCCGACGGCTGGATCGCAAGCCGGCTCGGCGCCCTCGACTTCGCCGGCGGCCTGCCGGTGGAGATCACCTCGGGCGCCTCGGGCCTGGCCCTCTGCCTGGTCCTCGGTCCGCGCCTCGGCTTCAAGAAGGACGCGATGCGTCCGCACAACCTCCCGATGGTGATGCTGGGCGCCGGCCTCCTCTGGTTCGGCTGGTTCGGCTTCAACGCCGGCTCGGCCCTCGGGGCGAACGGACTGGCCGCCGCGGCCTTCCTCAACACCCTCGCCGCCGGCTGCACCGGCCTGCTCGGCTGGCTCTTCGTCGAGCAGCGGCGCGACGGGCATCCCACCACCCTGGGCGCCGCGTCCGGCGCGGTCGCGGGCCTGGTCGCCATCACCCCCTCCTGCGGCTCGGTCTCCCTGCTCGGTGCCCTGGTCGTCGGCCTCGCCGCGGGTGTCGTCTGCTCGTACGCGGTGGGCTGGAAGTTCAAGCTCAACTACGACGACTCACTCGACGTCGTCGGCGTCCACCTGGTCGGCGGGATCATCGGCACCCTGCTCATCGGCGTCTTCGCCGTGAAGGAGATGACGGACGGCCCCGAGGGTCTCCTCTACGGCGGCGGGCTCGCCCAGCTCGGCAAGCAGCTGGTGGCCGTGGTCGCCGTGGCGGCGTACGCCTTCCTCGTCACGTACGGCATCGGCAAGCTGCTCGACAAGGCGATGGGCTTTCGCGCGAGCGAGGAGGAGGAGCACACCGGCCTGGACCTTACGGTGCATGCCGAGACCGCATACGATCACGGCGTCCTGGGCCACGGCGCCCCGGTCTCGTCCTCCCTCGTCTCCCCCGCGCAGAAGGTCAAGAGCCACACATGA
- a CDS encoding P-II family nitrogen regulator: protein MKLITAIVKPYRLDEVKTALQELGVHGLTVTEASGYGRQRGHTEVYRGAEYQVDLVPKVRIEVVVEDADSEAVIDAIVKAAQTGKIGDGKVWAVPVETVVRVRTGERGPDAL from the coding sequence ATGAAGCTCATCACCGCGATCGTCAAGCCGTACCGCCTCGACGAGGTGAAGACCGCCCTCCAGGAACTCGGTGTGCACGGCCTGACCGTGACCGAGGCCAGCGGGTACGGCCGGCAGCGCGGTCACACGGAGGTGTACCGCGGCGCCGAGTACCAGGTCGACCTCGTCCCCAAGGTGCGCATCGAGGTCGTCGTCGAGGACGCGGACTCGGAGGCCGTGATCGACGCGATCGTCAAGGCCGCACAGACGGGGAAGATCGGGGACGGGAAGGTGTGGGCAGTGCCGGTCGAGACGGTCGTACGGGTTCGGACGGGCGAGCGCGGCCCCGACGCGCTCTGA